The proteins below are encoded in one region of Streptomyces ficellus:
- a CDS encoding sensor histidine kinase, translated as MTLRTSDPPSLPLQVNALQALCRQVFGFRLAMIVLASPFALDGAAPGIGTWLVGAAVLITFMVSYVVLRDWERFGRILLRHPVVLVGDMLFGALLLATASPESTLAYVTICTPLLAGLLYGWRGAAFFAVLQSLLLLLAYGVSREVAVEPSSLLFPGLCVIAGAAGSALRGLILDFGAASQALTEARARLAAGGAVEAERARLAREMHDSVAKTLHGLALAADGLAAGAGHRDPETIRDQAQLVARSARRAAAESRELLADLRRESGLDAGVDVAAELAARADGFARRHGVRTAFHPLGSTPPRLPYAVARHLLAIASEAMDNAHRHGRPTSITVSAGVTGDVLTLRVYDDGRGLPAGTTLDDLKRAGHFGLVGMVERAASIGARLRVGRGRAAKGTEVRLELPLRALEREGAPPCLSSCE; from the coding sequence ATGACCCTGCGGACATCGGATCCGCCGTCCCTGCCCCTGCAGGTCAACGCCCTCCAGGCGCTGTGCCGCCAGGTGTTCGGCTTCCGCCTCGCGATGATCGTGCTGGCGTCGCCGTTCGCCCTCGACGGCGCGGCTCCCGGCATCGGCACCTGGCTGGTGGGTGCCGCCGTCCTCATCACCTTCATGGTGTCGTACGTCGTGCTGCGCGACTGGGAGCGCTTCGGCCGCATCCTGCTGCGCCACCCGGTCGTTCTGGTCGGTGACATGCTGTTCGGCGCCCTGCTGCTGGCCACCGCGTCACCCGAGTCGACGCTGGCGTACGTCACCATCTGCACGCCGCTGCTCGCCGGCCTGCTGTACGGCTGGCGCGGGGCGGCGTTCTTCGCCGTCCTCCAGTCGCTGCTCCTGCTGCTCGCGTACGGCGTCAGCAGGGAGGTGGCGGTGGAGCCGTCCTCGCTCCTCTTCCCCGGCCTGTGCGTGATCGCCGGGGCGGCCGGCTCCGCCCTGCGCGGCCTGATCCTCGACTTCGGCGCCGCGAGCCAGGCCCTGACCGAGGCGCGGGCCCGGCTCGCCGCCGGCGGGGCGGTGGAGGCCGAACGGGCGCGGCTCGCCCGCGAGATGCACGACTCGGTCGCCAAGACCCTGCACGGCCTGGCGCTGGCCGCCGACGGCCTGGCGGCGGGCGCGGGTCACCGCGACCCGGAGACGATCCGCGACCAGGCGCAGCTCGTCGCCCGTTCCGCCCGCCGCGCCGCCGCCGAGTCCCGTGAGCTGCTGGCCGACCTGCGGCGCGAGTCGGGCCTGGACGCGGGGGTGGACGTGGCCGCCGAACTGGCCGCCCGCGCCGACGGCTTCGCTCGCCGCCATGGCGTACGCACCGCCTTCCACCCGCTCGGCTCCACCCCGCCCCGCCTCCCGTACGCGGTGGCCCGCCACCTCCTCGCCATCGCCTCGGAGGCCATGGACAACGCCCACCGGCACGGCCGGCCCACGTCCATCACCGTGTCGGCGGGCGTGACCGGCGACGTCCTGACGCTGCGCGTGTACGACGACGGCCGGGGCCTGCCCGCCGGCACGACGCTCGACGACCTGAAACGGGCGGGCCACTTCGGCCTCGTCGGCATGGTGGAGCGCGCCGCCTCGATCGGCGCCCGCCTGCGCGTCGGACGCGGCCGGGCCGCGAAGGGCACCGAGGTCCGCCTGGAACTGCCGCTCCGGGCGCTGGAGAGGGAGGGTGCACCGCCGTGCCTGAGCAGCTGCGAGTGA
- a CDS encoding serine hydrolase domain-containing protein has translation MNARARAAALWAGILAVAVSGIFPAAAAAPPAERASAAPPAGLQEAVEQTVADGFPGVVAYARRGERESRVAAGLADTANGRRARPDQRFRIASNTKSFVSTVLLQLEGEGRLSLDDSVEKWLPGVVRGNGNSGRAITIRQLLNHTSGVYDPTDEPNFFAPYLERHEWGYVYTPREVIARAVRHKPLFAPGSGWSYSNTNYLLAGLVIEAVTRHSAPSEIHRRILAPLGLKDTSFPLTDPAIHGPHLHGYDLTGRDVTRFSPSYDWTAGAMISTVDDLARFHRALFTGKLLRPAQQRELLTTVRYPGAPAYGLGVQRRDVPCGSEPETEPISTWATDGGGPGFISVSLTTADGDRQLVLAGNVYDLGADLRDEPPVPRSKGLMEAQTAALCD, from the coding sequence GTGAATGCACGTGCGAGGGCTGCGGCGTTGTGGGCGGGGATCCTCGCGGTAGCGGTGTCAGGGATCTTCCCGGCAGCCGCGGCCGCGCCCCCGGCGGAGCGGGCGTCGGCCGCGCCGCCCGCCGGTCTCCAGGAGGCCGTCGAGCAGACGGTCGCGGACGGATTCCCGGGTGTCGTGGCCTATGCCAGGCGCGGAGAGAGGGAGTCACGGGTGGCGGCCGGGCTCGCGGACACGGCGAACGGCCGGCGCGCCCGGCCGGACCAGCGGTTCCGTATCGCCAGTAACACCAAGTCGTTCGTGTCGACAGTGCTTCTGCAATTGGAGGGCGAAGGACGGCTTTCCCTCGACGACAGCGTGGAGAAATGGCTGCCCGGCGTGGTCCGGGGGAACGGCAACTCCGGCAGGGCCATCACCATCCGGCAGCTGCTCAACCACACCTCGGGCGTCTACGACCCCACCGACGAGCCGAACTTCTTCGCCCCATACCTGGAGCGCCACGAATGGGGTTACGTCTACACCCCTCGGGAGGTGATCGCCCGCGCCGTCCGGCACAAGCCGCTCTTCGCGCCCGGCAGTGGCTGGTCGTACTCCAATACCAACTATCTGCTCGCCGGTCTGGTGATCGAGGCGGTCACACGTCACAGCGCGCCCTCCGAAATCCATCGGCGGATTCTCGCCCCTCTCGGCCTGAAGGACACGTCCTTCCCGCTGACCGACCCGGCCATTCACGGCCCTCATCTGCACGGGTACGACCTCACGGGGCGCGATGTGACCCGATTCAGCCCGTCGTACGACTGGACCGCCGGCGCCATGATCTCCACGGTCGACGACCTGGCGCGCTTCCACCGGGCCCTGTTCACCGGCAAGCTGCTGCGCCCCGCCCAGCAGCGTGAACTCCTGACCACGGTGCGGTACCCCGGCGCGCCGGCGTACGGACTCGGCGTGCAGCGCAGGGACGTGCCATGCGGCTCGGAGCCGGAGACCGAGCCGATCAGTACCTGGGCGACCGACGGTGGCGGACCCGGCTTCATCAGCGTGTCTCTCACCACCGCGGACGGTGACCGACAGCTGGTCCTCGCCGGCAACGTCTACGACCTTGGCGCGGACCTGAGGGATGAGCCGCCCGTCCCGCGAAGCAAGGGGCTGATGGAGGCGCAGACGGCAGCCCTGTGTGACTGA
- a CDS encoding OmpA family protein, which produces MRTPHRTPAASLLAVVVLLTGAQLTAAPGAYADDIPSTPPGTESTLPPPEVDGNSPGLKMRDGATLAPAKVLPLISIVESEGGEERREETSSNLKFALQAEVLFGKDSAKLTPEANSRIATIAEEIKKQNATKIRVFGFTDNLGSSAHGDVLSKQRADAVHKVLAPLLTSPGSGGITYEIRGYGEQYPIADNSTEEGRKKNRRVEVSFPRG; this is translated from the coding sequence ATGCGCACCCCCCACCGCACCCCCGCCGCCTCCCTGCTCGCCGTCGTCGTACTGCTCACCGGTGCCCAGCTCACCGCCGCCCCCGGGGCGTACGCCGACGACATCCCCAGCACTCCGCCGGGCACCGAGTCGACGCTGCCGCCGCCGGAGGTGGACGGGAACTCGCCCGGCCTGAAGATGCGTGACGGGGCCACCCTCGCGCCCGCGAAGGTGTTGCCGCTCATCTCGATCGTCGAGTCCGAGGGCGGCGAGGAGCGGCGCGAGGAGACGAGCTCGAACCTGAAGTTCGCCCTGCAGGCGGAGGTCCTGTTCGGCAAGGACAGCGCCAAGCTGACCCCCGAGGCCAACTCCCGTATCGCCACCATCGCCGAGGAGATCAAGAAGCAGAACGCCACGAAGATCCGCGTCTTCGGCTTCACCGACAACCTCGGCTCGTCCGCGCACGGCGACGTGCTGTCCAAGCAGCGCGCGGACGCCGTGCACAAGGTGCTGGCGCCGCTGCTGACCTCGCCCGGATCGGGCGGGATCACGTACGAGATCCGGGGTTACGGCGAGCAGTACCCGATCGCCGACAACAGCACCGAGGAAGGCCGTAAGAAGAACCGCCGAGTGGAGGTGTCCTTCCCGCGCGGCTGA
- a CDS encoding glycosyltransferase family 39 protein, whose product MSPHDDRPATAAPALWGYAAVRAVGLVVLVVAAAVAGEDAWHRLNGRWDSVWYARIAGHGYGHEVTLADGSVHSDLAFFPLLPALERGLSVVLPIDVATAGLIVSWAASLGAAWGIYAVGARVAGQRAGVVLAVLWGVYPTAFVQSMAYTETLFTAFAAWSLYAVLRERWVAAGVLCVCAGLTRPSAAALIAAIGITAVMSVVRERRIDVRTAAGVLIAPLGWLGYVVYVAVRRGSATAYFEVQAAWGNNIDGGVALARFVWENLTGPVPLAGVGLLAALALVGWLVWLCVRQRQPLPVLVYGIAIVVIGLVGAAYFGSRPRLMMPAFPLLLPAAVALARLRDRPLVVVLAALALASGAYGAFTLLGPGPP is encoded by the coding sequence ATGTCCCCGCACGACGATCGTCCCGCCACCGCAGCCCCCGCCCTCTGGGGGTACGCCGCGGTGCGTGCCGTGGGGCTGGTGGTCCTCGTGGTCGCCGCCGCCGTGGCGGGCGAGGACGCGTGGCACCGGCTGAATGGCCGCTGGGACTCCGTCTGGTACGCGCGGATCGCCGGGCACGGGTATGGGCACGAGGTCACGCTCGCCGACGGCAGCGTCCACTCCGACCTGGCGTTCTTCCCGCTGCTGCCCGCCCTGGAGCGGGGACTGTCGGTGGTCCTGCCGATCGACGTCGCGACGGCCGGGCTGATCGTGTCCTGGGCGGCGTCGCTCGGCGCCGCCTGGGGGATCTACGCGGTGGGGGCGCGGGTCGCCGGGCAGCGCGCCGGGGTGGTGCTGGCCGTGCTGTGGGGCGTGTACCCGACGGCGTTCGTGCAGTCGATGGCGTACACGGAGACGCTGTTCACGGCGTTCGCCGCCTGGTCGTTGTACGCGGTGCTGCGCGAGCGGTGGGTGGCGGCGGGCGTGCTGTGCGTGTGCGCGGGTCTGACGCGGCCGTCGGCAGCGGCGCTGATCGCGGCGATCGGCATCACCGCGGTCATGAGCGTCGTCCGGGAGCGGCGGATCGACGTCAGGACGGCCGCGGGCGTGCTGATCGCGCCGCTGGGCTGGCTGGGGTACGTGGTGTACGTCGCCGTGCGGCGGGGCAGCGCGACCGCGTACTTCGAGGTGCAGGCCGCGTGGGGCAACAACATCGACGGGGGCGTGGCCCTCGCCCGGTTCGTGTGGGAGAACCTCACCGGCCCGGTGCCGCTCGCCGGGGTGGGCCTGCTGGCGGCGCTCGCGCTGGTGGGCTGGCTGGTGTGGCTGTGCGTCAGGCAGCGCCAGCCGCTGCCGGTCCTGGTGTACGGGATCGCGATCGTCGTCATCGGGCTGGTCGGCGCCGCGTACTTCGGGTCCCGGCCACGGCTGATGATGCCGGCGTTCCCGCTGCTGCTCCCGGCGGCGGTGGCCCTCGCGCGGCTGCGGGACCGGCCCCTGGTCGTGGTGCTGGCGGCACTGGCGCTGGCGTCGGGGGCGTACGGGGCGTTCACCCTGCTGGGACCGGGCCCGCCGTGA
- the mgrA gene encoding L-glyceraldehyde 3-phosphate reductase, translating to MTDSPAYRPAGNRYDAMEYRRTGRSGLKLPAVSLGLWHNFGDDRTLASQRAILRRAFDLGVTHFDLANNYGPPPGSAESNFGKIFAQDLAPYRDELVLSTKAGYLMHPGPYGEWGSRKYLLSSLDASLKRMGVDYVDIFYSHRFDKDTPLEETMGALASAVQQGKALYAGVSSYSGAQTAEAARLLREMGVPALIHQPSYSMINRWTEEDGLLDTLEEQGMGCISFAPLAQGLLTGKYLQGIPEGSRATQGKSLDPGLLSEEVVRRLRGLDEIARRRGQSLAQLALTWVLRDERMTSALIGASSVKQLEENIAALAGPPLTDEELKEIDSYAVDTAGTNIWAARS from the coding sequence GTGACTGATTCCCCCGCATACCGCCCCGCCGGCAACCGCTACGACGCCATGGAATACCGCCGTACCGGTCGCAGCGGGCTCAAACTCCCCGCCGTCTCGCTGGGCCTGTGGCACAACTTCGGCGACGACCGCACCCTCGCCTCGCAGCGCGCGATCCTCCGCCGCGCCTTCGACCTGGGCGTGACGCACTTCGACCTGGCGAACAACTACGGGCCGCCGCCCGGGTCGGCCGAGTCCAACTTCGGCAAGATCTTCGCCCAGGACCTCGCGCCGTACCGGGACGAACTGGTCCTGTCCACCAAAGCCGGTTACCTGATGCACCCCGGGCCGTACGGCGAGTGGGGCTCCCGCAAGTACCTGCTGTCGTCACTGGACGCCTCGCTGAAGCGGATGGGCGTCGACTACGTGGACATCTTCTACTCGCACCGCTTCGACAAGGACACCCCGCTGGAGGAGACGATGGGCGCCCTCGCGTCCGCCGTCCAGCAGGGCAAGGCGCTGTACGCGGGCGTCTCCTCGTACAGCGGCGCGCAGACCGCCGAGGCGGCCCGGCTGCTGCGGGAGATGGGCGTCCCGGCGCTGATCCACCAGCCCTCGTACTCGATGATCAACCGCTGGACCGAGGAGGACGGGCTCCTCGACACCCTGGAGGAGCAGGGCATGGGCTGCATCTCCTTCGCGCCGCTCGCGCAGGGCCTGCTCACGGGCAAGTACCTCCAAGGCATCCCCGAGGGCTCGCGCGCCACCCAGGGCAAGTCCCTGGACCCGGGCCTGCTCTCCGAGGAGGTCGTCCGGCGGCTGCGCGGCCTCGACGAGATCGCCCGGCGGCGCGGCCAGTCGCTGGCGCAGCTGGCGCTGACGTGGGTGCTGCGGGACGAGCGGATGACGTCGGCGCTGATCGGCGCGTCGAGCGTGAAGCAGCTCGAGGAGAACATCGCCGCGCTGGCCGGTCCGCCGCTGACGGACGAGGAGCTGAAGGAGATCGACTCGTACGCGGTCGACACCGCCGGCACCAACATCTGGGCCGCGCGGAGCTGA
- a CDS encoding DUF2079 domain-containing protein, translating into MRTFPDNSPQSGDGALRSAPPAAPPTPPEASDPAAATAGATADRTAPGRGPRGRLPAALLPWGWAAVLFALYATVAVRRHLLLRTTGYDLGIFEQAVRAYAELRAPVVPLRGEGFNLLGDHFHPLLAALAPFYRLWPSPLCLLVAQSALLAVAVVPLARWAARALGRRPAHAVAVAYGLSWGIASAAAFDFHEVALAVPLLACSLEALAHRRWRAAVAWAAPLLLVKEDLGLTLAAVGGYIALKGGSGARRLGLVTAAAGAVGSFVEIKLLMPAFHPHGGYAHGGNLSEGYGSLLSTLAHAPLDALRPDVKAMTLVLVFAPSALLALRSPLSLIAVPTLAWRMMSDNGFHWGTAFHYSAVLMPVVVAGLIDALTVWRRTGHPLASRHVRASLATVLAVTLVMLPSFPLAQLAQRATWRGTPHVGAARALLARIPDGATVAASNRLVPQLTSRCTVVVFPTFPVEGKLYQYDNKRLPPPTAQWIVHDRRAPEAWPYKTGHWPYPIERQEAELAAAQERHGYRKVAERDGITLLRRG; encoded by the coding sequence ATGCGGACATTTCCTGACAATAGTCCCCAATCCGGTGACGGAGCCCTCCGGAGCGCCCCACCCGCCGCCCCTCCCACGCCGCCGGAGGCCTCCGACCCGGCGGCCGCGACGGCCGGCGCGACGGCCGACCGCACCGCGCCGGGGCGCGGCCCGCGGGGTCGGCTGCCGGCGGCGCTGCTTCCCTGGGGCTGGGCCGCGGTGCTCTTCGCGCTGTACGCGACGGTCGCCGTGCGCCGCCACCTCCTGCTCCGCACCACCGGCTACGACCTCGGCATCTTCGAGCAGGCGGTACGCGCCTACGCCGAACTCCGCGCCCCCGTCGTCCCGTTGCGCGGCGAGGGGTTCAACCTCCTCGGCGACCACTTCCACCCCCTGCTCGCCGCGCTCGCGCCGTTCTACCGGCTCTGGCCCTCCCCGCTGTGCCTGCTCGTCGCCCAGTCCGCGCTGCTCGCCGTCGCCGTCGTCCCGCTCGCCCGCTGGGCCGCCCGCGCGCTCGGCCGCCGCCCGGCCCACGCCGTCGCCGTCGCGTACGGGCTGAGCTGGGGCATCGCGTCGGCCGCCGCCTTCGACTTCCACGAGGTCGCCCTCGCCGTACCGCTCCTCGCCTGCTCGCTCGAAGCGCTGGCCCACCGGCGCTGGCGCGCCGCGGTCGCCTGGGCCGCGCCGCTGCTCCTGGTGAAGGAGGACCTGGGGCTCACCCTCGCCGCCGTCGGCGGGTACATCGCGCTGAAGGGCGGGAGCGGCGCCCGCCGCCTCGGGCTCGTCACCGCCGCCGCCGGGGCCGTCGGCTCCTTCGTCGAGATCAAGCTCCTGATGCCCGCCTTCCACCCCCACGGCGGGTACGCGCACGGCGGCAACCTCTCCGAGGGCTACGGTTCGCTGCTCAGCACCCTCGCCCACGCCCCGCTCGACGCGCTGCGCCCCGACGTCAAGGCCATGACCCTGGTCCTGGTGTTCGCGCCGTCCGCCCTGCTCGCGCTGCGCTCGCCGCTCTCGCTGATCGCCGTGCCGACGCTCGCCTGGCGGATGATGTCGGACAACGGTTTCCACTGGGGCACCGCGTTCCACTACAGCGCCGTCCTGATGCCGGTCGTCGTCGCCGGGCTGATCGACGCGCTGACCGTCTGGCGCCGCACCGGCCACCCGCTCGCCTCCCGCCACGTCCGCGCCTCGCTCGCCACCGTCCTCGCGGTGACCCTGGTGATGCTGCCGTCCTTCCCGCTCGCCCAGCTGGCCCAGCGCGCCACCTGGCGCGGCACCCCGCACGTCGGGGCCGCCCGCGCGCTGCTCGCGCGAATCCCGGACGGCGCGACCGTGGCCGCCTCGAACCGGCTGGTCCCGCAGCTCACTTCCCGCTGCACGGTCGTCGTCTTCCCGACGTTCCCGGTGGAGGGGAAGCTCTACCAGTACGACAACAAGCGCCTCCCGCCGCCCACCGCGCAGTGGATCGTCCACGACCGGCGCGCCCCGGAGGCCTGGCCGTACAAGACGGGGCACTGGCCCTACCCCATCGAGCGGCAGGAGGCCGAGCTGGCCGCCGCGCAGGAGCGCCACGGCTACCGGAAGGTCGCCGAGCGTGACGGCATCACCCTGCTGCGGCGGGGCTGA
- a CDS encoding prepilin peptidase — protein sequence MYATLIAVAALWGAVTGLLVPRAAYRLSVEPDEPWRDACPAGHPFTGPARGWLGPPRCARCTAPAPAAPPRPPADPPTRPPADAATRPPAAPPAQPPAGVQPPHPIALPPTPVTAATATVTATVPTVTALVCGALAAATGPRPELAVWLAAAPVAVLLALVDRAVHRLPDRLTLPLAAGTAALLGVAASVPGSAGAWPSALLGGLALGAGYFGLFLLNPSGMGFGDVKLALALGVALGWYGWGVLFLGAFAGFLLGAAYGFGLVALRRATRKSTIPFGPFMIVGALAGVLLGALSTTSAS from the coding sequence GTGTACGCCACGCTGATCGCCGTCGCCGCCCTGTGGGGCGCCGTCACCGGCCTGCTGGTCCCGCGCGCCGCGTACCGCCTGTCCGTGGAGCCGGACGAGCCGTGGCGGGACGCCTGCCCCGCCGGCCACCCGTTCACGGGCCCCGCCCGCGGCTGGCTCGGCCCCCCGCGCTGCGCCCGCTGCACGGCGCCCGCACCGGCGGCACCCCCTCGCCCGCCCGCCGACCCGCCGACACGGCCACCGGCCGACGCGGCGACACGGCCACCGGCCGCCCCGCCCGCCCAACCACCCGCCGGCGTCCAGCCGCCGCACCCGATCGCGTTGCCGCCCACCCCGGTGACGGCCGCGACAGCGACCGTCACCGCGACGGTGCCGACGGTCACCGCTCTGGTCTGCGGGGCGCTCGCCGCCGCGACGGGGCCGCGCCCGGAGTTGGCGGTGTGGCTGGCGGCGGCCCCGGTCGCGGTGCTGCTGGCCCTGGTCGACCGGGCCGTCCACCGGCTGCCGGACCGGCTGACCCTGCCGCTCGCCGCCGGGACGGCCGCCCTGCTCGGGGTGGCCGCGTCGGTGCCCGGGAGCGCGGGCGCCTGGCCGTCCGCGCTGCTGGGCGGTCTCGCGCTGGGCGCGGGCTACTTCGGGCTGTTCCTCCTGAACCCGAGCGGCATGGGCTTCGGCGACGTGAAGCTCGCCCTGGCGCTGGGCGTCGCCCTCGGCTGGTACGGCTGGGGCGTGCTGTTCCTGGGCGCCTTCGCCGGTTTCCTGCTGGGGGCGGCGTACGGCTTCGGCCTGGTCGCGCTGCGCCGGGCCACCCGCAAGAGCACGATCCCGTTCGGCCCCTTCATGATCGTCGGCGCCCTGGCCGGGGTACTGCTGGGCGCCCTCTCCACGACCTCCGCCTCCTGA
- a CDS encoding response regulator transcription factor: MPEQLRVIVADDNPVVRAGLAALLSGRGDIEVAAQAADGREAYEAAVRHRPDVILLDVRMPNVDGLAALPHLAGLAPVLMTTYSRESAIVHEALALGARGYLVHGEFTADQLVDAVRDAHLGRPHFTYTASNALLATVRAQYASAMSARSATSFGMRDFPQTPSQQQASVAHSLLSQREVEVMDLIASGMTNQQIAATCFISQKTVKNHINRIFTKLNAESRGQAIAIWHGLSHSQGGPTHG; this comes from the coding sequence GTGCCTGAGCAGCTGCGAGTGATCGTCGCCGACGACAACCCCGTGGTCCGGGCCGGGCTGGCCGCGCTGCTGTCCGGCCGCGGGGACATCGAGGTCGCCGCCCAGGCGGCGGACGGCCGCGAGGCGTACGAGGCGGCGGTACGCCACCGCCCGGACGTCATCCTCCTCGACGTCCGCATGCCGAACGTCGACGGCCTGGCCGCCCTGCCCCACCTGGCCGGCCTGGCCCCGGTCCTGATGACCACGTACAGCCGTGAGAGCGCCATCGTCCACGAAGCGCTCGCCCTCGGCGCCCGCGGCTACCTCGTCCACGGCGAGTTCACCGCCGACCAGCTCGTCGACGCGGTCCGCGACGCCCACCTGGGCCGCCCGCACTTCACTTACACGGCCTCGAACGCCCTGCTGGCCACGGTACGGGCGCAATATGCGTCTGCAATGTCTGCCAGGTCGGCAACTTCCTTCGGGATGCGGGACTTCCCCCAAACCCCTTCGCAGCAGCAAGCGAGTGTGGCACATTCATTACTGAGCCAACGGGAGGTGGAGGTGATGGACCTGATCGCGTCGGGCATGACCAATCAGCAGATCGCCGCCACGTGCTTCATCAGCCAGAAGACGGTGAAGAACCACATCAACCGCATCTTCACCAAGCTCAACGCCGAAAGCCGAGGGCAGGCCATCGCCATCTGGCACGGCCTGTCCCACTCCCAGGGAGGCCCCACCCATGGCTGA
- a CDS encoding DUF192 domain-containing protein, whose product MGNPRTWRNGTGLLTCRDVSVPVEIAASYGTRRRGLLGRDGIAGALLLSPCNSVHTFRMRFAIDVAYLDRDLRVVDVVTMVPGRLGMPRPRARHVLEAEAGAMRSWGVRPGTLLTITAGPVPAG is encoded by the coding sequence ATGGGGAACCCGCGCACCTGGCGCAACGGCACCGGCCTGCTGACCTGTCGGGACGTCTCCGTGCCCGTCGAGATCGCCGCGTCCTACGGCACCCGCAGACGTGGCCTGCTGGGCCGGGACGGCATCGCGGGCGCGCTGCTGCTCAGCCCGTGCAACAGCGTCCACACCTTCCGGATGCGGTTCGCCATCGACGTGGCGTACCTGGACCGGGACTTGCGCGTCGTGGACGTGGTCACCATGGTGCCCGGCCGCCTCGGGATGCCCCGCCCGCGCGCCCGTCACGTCCTGGAGGCCGAGGCGGGGGCGATGCGGAGCTGGGGCGTCCGGCCCGGCACCCTCCTGACGATCACGGCGGGCCCGGTCCCAGCAGGGTGA
- a CDS encoding DUF4240 domain-containing protein, with product MDTSAFWTIIEAARSAGGPDRPFGEALVDELAALTKDGILRYQERFDEVHDAVYRWDVWAAAYLIGGGCSDDSFMDFRAGLIALGRDWYERAAACPDSLAEHPAVIAAADVYRDEALFYEEVNYAASEAFERIAGDGEDFYEAWDAYRASQGSAEEDSDSEDMGEDFDFDDPDEMRRRLPRLSALYLRETSSPCTASAGDRGGEGWGQPPH from the coding sequence ATGGACACCTCTGCGTTCTGGACCATCATTGAGGCCGCCCGCTCGGCCGGCGGGCCGGACCGGCCTTTCGGCGAAGCCCTGGTCGATGAGCTGGCCGCCCTCACGAAGGACGGCATCCTCCGCTACCAGGAGCGCTTCGACGAGGTTCATGACGCGGTGTACCGATGGGACGTGTGGGCCGCCGCCTATCTCATCGGCGGCGGCTGCTCGGACGACAGCTTCATGGATTTCCGCGCCGGCCTGATCGCGCTGGGCCGTGACTGGTACGAGAGGGCGGCGGCTTGTCCGGACAGTCTTGCCGAGCACCCGGCAGTGATCGCCGCTGCCGATGTGTACCGCGACGAGGCCCTTTTCTATGAGGAGGTCAACTACGCCGCCAGTGAGGCGTTCGAGCGCATCGCCGGCGATGGTGAGGACTTCTACGAGGCATGGGACGCGTACAGAGCCTCACAGGGCAGTGCCGAAGAGGACTCCGACTCTGAGGACATGGGCGAAGACTTCGACTTCGATGACCCTGACGAGATGCGGCGTCGACTCCCGCGGCTCAGCGCTCTCTACCTTCGTGAGACGTCGTCGCCATGCACCGCATCGGCGGGGGACAGAGGTGGTGAGGGCTGGGGCCAGCCCCCGCATTGA
- a CDS encoding pilus assembly protein TadG-related protein: MTPAFPGTRDSGQASPLYIFVVASLLFLALAFFAVGQAGATRNGAQSAADAAALAAAREQRDSFDLTIDDLDDLLNGVLIPGGSGCGASQGYAGQNGADVTGCAPLYDGRWGSTVSVSSQKPVGDTILPGTDNLTASAQATAIVVPRCSFEPTEDADSPSPGSLDCEGDVTDLDPTLLPDMSDLFDVRLAED; this comes from the coding sequence CTGACACCGGCTTTCCCAGGGACGCGCGACTCAGGGCAGGCTTCGCCCCTCTACATTTTCGTAGTGGCGAGCCTGCTCTTTCTCGCGCTCGCGTTCTTCGCGGTGGGCCAGGCGGGTGCGACGCGCAATGGCGCTCAATCGGCGGCGGACGCCGCAGCGCTTGCGGCGGCCCGGGAGCAACGGGACAGCTTCGACCTGACCATCGATGATCTGGATGACCTACTGAACGGCGTCCTGATTCCCGGAGGCTCGGGTTGCGGAGCCAGTCAGGGCTATGCCGGGCAGAACGGCGCCGATGTGACGGGCTGCGCGCCTCTGTACGACGGCCGCTGGGGCTCGACGGTGAGCGTGTCGTCACAGAAGCCGGTGGGGGACACCATTCTTCCGGGCACCGACAACCTGACTGCCAGCGCACAGGCAACGGCGATCGTCGTGCCCCGGTGCAGTTTCGAGCCCACCGAGGATGCCGATTCGCCCTCGCCGGGGTCGCTGGACTGCGAGGGTGATGTGACGGATCTGGATCCGACGCTCCTCCCGGACATGTCCGACCTCTTCGACGTCCGGCTCGCCGAGGACTGA